Proteins co-encoded in one Lasioglossum baleicum chromosome 3, iyLasBale1, whole genome shotgun sequence genomic window:
- the Atp8a gene encoding ATPase phospholipid transporting 8A1 isoform X5 gives MDVTSAKVIQWFNELRSRIHLYLHAQNLGPIRAENGGSRGDDQRSSHQHDSSEERVVFINAPHQPVKYKNNRITTAKYSILSFVPMFLFEQFRRYSNCFFLFIALMQQIPDVSPTGRYTTLVPLIFILSVSALKEIVEDIKRHRADDEINMREVEVLREGHWQWIQWRCISVGDVVKVRNNNFFPADLILLSSSEPQGMSFIETANLDGETNLKIRQAHPDTASLLDTAELMTYRANIQCEPPNRHLYEFNGVLRETNKQSVVVGPDQVLLRGAMLRNTRWVFGVVIYTGHDTKLMQNNTTTAPLKRSTLDRMTNTQILMLFFILLLLCLLSAIFNVVWTKANGEGLWYLGLEGEIQKNFGFNLLTFIILFNNLIPISLQVTLEVVRFVQATFINMDIEMYHAETDTPAMARTSNLNEELGLVSYVFTDKTGTLTKNVMEFKRCSIGGKVYDLPIPVNGDEGGSTTNCELIRDIVEGRSLQDSSRTADKKVANHSKVVDEFMVMLSVCHTVIPEKIDETIIYHAASPDERALVDGARKFDYVFDTRTPAYVEIIALGERLRYEILNVIEFTSARKRMSVIVKAPDGKIKLFCKGADSMIYERLCPAPVENTDPDQISLDDFRDVTLEHLEMFATEGLRTLCFAVADIPDNFYQWWRETYHNAIISLGNREKMVENAANLIETKLRLLGATAIEDQLQDQVPETIQSLLQADINVWVLTGDKQETAINIGYSCKLITHGMPLYIINEQSLDKTREVIIQRCLDFGIDLKCQNEVALVIDGSTLEYALSCDIRMDFLDLCSSCKVVICCRVTPMQKAEVVELITNNKKAVTLAIGDGANDVAMIQKAHIGVGISGVEGLQAACASDYSIAQFRFLKRLLFVHGSWNYSRMCKLILYSFYKNICLYVIELWFAIYSGWSGQILFERWSIGLYNVVFTAAPPLVMGLFDRVCSAETHLAHPGLYATKNSGLSSFNIKVFWVWIANALIHSSLLYWLSLMALREGVVWSNGRDGGYIVLGNFVYTYVVVTVCAKAGLIINSWTWVTHLATWGSILLWFLFIFIYSNFWPALNVGAVMLGNDKMLFSTPVFWLGLVLIPLAVLLLDVTAKAVKNTVWKSLTTAARENEIRKSDPGDIFNGQDYRSSLTETARLLKNVKSVFSRRSNAASSSVNVEVELSQTNRLRSFLLHMLHETDGFAFSQEEGGSVTQTDVIRAYDTNLPKPGGM, from the exons ATGGATGTAACGAGTGCAAAAGTGATACAATGGTTCAACGAACTCAGATCCCGTATTCATCTCTATTTGCACGCTCAAAATC TTGGTCCAATAAGGGCGGAAAATGGCGGGTCCCGAGGTGACGATCAGCGATCTTCGCATCAACATGACAGTAGCGAGGAGAGGGTGGTTTTTATTAATGCCCCGCATCAGCCTGTGAAATATAAGAATAACCGCATTACCACCGCGAAGTACTCAATTCTTTCATTTGTGCCCATGTTCCTTTTTGAACAATTTCGTCGATATAGTAATTGTTTCTTCCTCTTCATCGCCCTTATGCAG CAAATACCAGATGTGTCACCAACAGGACGATACACAACTTTGgttccattaatttttattcttaGCGTGTCCGCATTAAAAGAGATAGTTGAGGATATT AAAAGGCATAGAGCAGATGATGAAATAAATATGCGTGAGGTAGAGGTCTTGAGAGAAGGACACTGGCAGTGGATCCAGTGGCGATGTATTAGTGTTGGAGATGTGGTTAAG GTTCGCAACAACAATTTCTTCCCTGCTGATTTGATCTTATTGTCGTCATCGGAGCCACAGGGTATGTCTTTTATAGAGACTGCCAATTTGGATGGAGAAACGAATTTAAAGATCCGACAAGCCCATCCTGACACTGCCAGTCTCTTGGATACTGCAGAATTGATGACGTATCGTGCAAATATTCAATGCGAACCACCAAATAGGCATCTATATGAATTTAATGGCGTGCTACGTGAAACTAATAAACA aagCGTAGTTGTGGGACCTGATCAGGTATTACTCAGAGGTGCAATGTTAAGAAACACACGCTGGGTGTTCGGTGTAGTAATCTATACTGGTCATGATACAAAACTTATGCAGAATAATACTACTACTGCACCTTTGAAAAGATCCACTTTAGATCGAATGACCAATACGCAAATTCTCATGTTGTTCTTTATTCTTCTTTTACTGTGTCTTCTATCTGCAATATTTAATGTTGTTTGGACGAAAGCAAACGGCGAAGGATTATGGTATTTAGGTCTAGAAG GGGAAATACAGAAGAATTTTGGTTTTAACCTTTTAACATTCATcattttgtttaataatttaataccgATTTCATTACAAGTAACGCTAGAAGTTGTAAGATTTGTTCAAGCTACATTCATTAATATGGACATTGAGATGTATCACGCAGAGACAGATACACCTGCAATGGCACGTACAAGTAATCTTAACGAAGAACTCGGTTTGGTCAGTTATGTTTTTACTGACAAAACTGGCACACTTACGAAAAATGTAATGGAGTTTAAAAGATGTTCGATCGGTGGCAAGGTGTACGA CCTGCCTATTCCTGTAAATGGCGATGAAGGTGGTAGTACTACCAATTGCGAATTAATTAGAGATATTGTTGAAGGAAGATCACTACAAGATTCTTCTCGTACTGCTGATAAGAAAGTCGCGAATCATTCAAAAGTAGTGGATGAATTTATGGTCATGCTTTCAGTGTGTCATACCGTTATTCCGGAAAAGATAGATGAAACTATAATTTATCACGCTGCGTCTCCTG ATGAAAGAGCGTTGGTGGATGGAGCACGTAAATTTGATTATGTGTTTGACACCAGAACCCCAGCCTACGTGGAAATAATAGCTTTGGGCGAAAGATTACGATACGAAATATTGAATGTGATAGAGTTCACATCAGCTAGAAAAAGAATGTCAGTTATTGTAAAGGCACCTGATGGAAAAATTAAACTTTTTTGTAAAGGGGCTGATTCCATGATTTACGAGAGATTGTGTCCAGCGCCTGTAGAAAACACAGACCCGGATCAGATCAGTTTAGATGATTTTCGAGATGTAACATTGGAGCATTTGGAAATGTTTGCAACGGAGGGGTTAAGAACGCTTTGTTTTGCTGTTGCTGATATACCTGATAATTTTTACCAA TGGTGGCGTGAAACCTACCATAATGCAATAATCAGTTTAGGGAACCGTGAAAAAATGGTAGAAAATGCTGCTAATCTCATTGAAACAAAATTACGATTATTAGGAGCTACAGCTATCGAGGATCAATTGCAAGATCAG GTGCCAGAAACAATACAATCTCTTTTACAAGCTGATATAAATGTGTGGGTATTAACTGGAGATAAGCAAGAAACTGCTATCAATATTGGATACTCTTgtaaattaattactcatggAATGCCGTTGTATATTATTAATGAACAATCTTTAGAT aaaaccAGAGAGGTGATAATACAACGTTGTCTCGATTTTGGAATTGATTTAAAATGTCAAAATGAGGTAGCGCTTGTCATAGATGGAAGTACTTTAGAATATGCGTTATCCTGTGATATTAGAATGGACTTTCTGGATTTATGTTCTTCTTGCAAAGTTGTTATATGCTGTAGAGTTACGCCAATGCAGAAGGCTGAG GTGGTTGaattaattacaaataataaaaaagcTGTAACTCTTGCAATCGGAGACGGTGCAAATGATGTAGCTATGATTCAGAAAGCCCATATTGGTGTTG GCATTTCTGGCGTTGAAGGTCTTCAAGCAGCCTGTGCTTCTGACTATTCTATTGCACAGTTTCGTTTTCTGAAACGTCTGTTGTTTGTTCACGGTTCTTGGAACTATAGTAGAATGTGTAAACTGATATTATATTCATTTTACAAGAATATTTGTCTATATGTCATTGAACTGTGGTTCGCTATTTATTCCGGCTGGTCCGGACAGATCCTTTTTGAAAGGTGGTCTATTGGACTTTACAATGTT GTATTTACAGCTGCGCCTCCATTAGTTATGGGACTTTTTGATAGAGTATGTTCCGCAGAGACTCATTTAGCTCACCCTGGATTGTATGCTACTAAAAATTCTGGACTATCATCATTTAATATTAAG gTTTTTTGGGTATGGATTGCGAATGCTTTAATTCACTCATCTTTGCTTTATTGGTTGTCATTGATGGCACTGAGGGAGGGCGTGGTGTGGTCAAACGGTAGAGATGGTGGATACATCGTTCTGGGAAACTTCGTGTACACT TATGTTGTAGTGACGGTTTGTGCGAAGGCAGGATTAATCATAAACTCTTGGACGTGGGTTACTCATTTAGCAACGTGGGGATCTATTTTACTTTGgttcttatttatttttatatacag TAACTTTTGGCCTGCATTGAATGTGGGCGCTGTAATGCTAGGCAATGATAAGATGTTGTTTTCCACGCCTGTATTCTGGCTGGGATTGGTACTTATACCGTTAGCAGTATTGTTACTGGATGTCACTGCTAAAGC TGTGAAAAATACGGTTTGGAAATCGCTGACTACAGCAGCTAGAGAAAACGAGATCAGGAAATCAGATCCTGGGGACATATTCAACGGCCAGGATTATAGAAGCTC ATTGACGGAGACGGCGCGGCTACTGAAAAACGTTAAAAGCGTTTTCTCCAGGCGATCGAACGCCGCCTCCTCCAGTGTTAATGTCGAGGTGGAGCTATCAC AGACTAATCGGTTGCGATCTTTCTTATTGCACATGCTACACGAAACAGACGGATTTGCGTTCTCTCAAGAGGAAGGAGGCTCGGTGACACAGACGGATGTGATCAGAGCTTACGACACAAATCTTCCGAAACCCGGCGGCATGTGA
- the Atp8a gene encoding ATPase phospholipid transporting 8A1 isoform X2, whose amino-acid sequence MQPAARGNPRVPSPGSLRPFTPPDLSSIPHMDGTPLHGSGVRSNSSSVSGRAAESGAQEQTGPYIIGSPINLGSIDNVDNIGLHLDRLPSRRRSTRREHIELQEAAPPETSSEVGPIRAENGGSRGDDQRSSHQHDSSEERVVFINAPHQPVKYKNNRITTAKYSILSFVPMFLFEQFRRYSNCFFLFIALMQQIPDVSPTGRYTTLVPLIFILSVSALKEIVEDIKRHRADDEINMREVEVLREGHWQWIQWRCISVGDVVKVRNNNFFPADLILLSSSEPQGMSFIETANLDGETNLKIRQAHPDTASLLDTAELMTYRANIQCEPPNRHLYEFNGVLRETNKQSVVVGPDQVLLRGAMLRNTRWVFGVVIYTGHDTKLMQNNTTTAPLKRSTLDRMTNTQILMLFFILLLLCLLSAIFNVVWTKANGEGLWYLGLEGEIQKNFGFNLLTFIILFNNLIPISLQVTLEVVRFVQATFINMDIEMYHAETDTPAMARTSNLNEELGLVSYVFTDKTGTLTKNVMEFKRCSIGGKVYDLPIPVNGDEGGSTTNCELIRDIVEGRSLQDSSRTADKKVANHSKVVDEFMVMLSVCHTVIPEKIDETIIYHAASPDERALVDGARKFDYVFDTRTPAYVEIIALGERLRYEILNVIEFTSARKRMSVIVKAPDGKIKLFCKGADSMIYERLCPAPVENTDPDQISLDDFRDVTLEHLEMFATEGLRTLCFAVADIPDNFYQWWRETYHNAIISLGNREKMVENAANLIETKLRLLGATAIEDQLQDQVPETIQSLLQADINVWVLTGDKQETAINIGYSCKLITHGMPLYIINEQSLDKTREVIIQRCLDFGIDLKCQNEVALVIDGSTLEYALSCDIRMDFLDLCSSCKVVICCRVTPMQKAEVVELITNNKKAVTLAIGDGANDVAMIQKAHIGVGISGVEGLQAACASDYSIAQFRFLKRLLFVHGSWNYSRMCKLILYSFYKNICLYVIELWFAIYSGWSGQILFERWSIGLYNVVFTAAPPLVMGLFDRVCSAETHLAHPGLYATKNSGLSSFNIKVFWVWIANALIHSSLLYWLSLMALREGVVWSNGRDGGYIVLGNFVYTYVVVTVCAKAGLIINSWTWVTHLATWGSILLWFLFIFIYSNFWPALNVGAVMLGNDKMLFSTPVFWLGLVLIPLAVLLLDVTAKAVKNTVWKSLTTAARENEIRKSDPGDIFNGQDYRSSLTETARLLKNVKSVFSRRSNAASSSVNVEVELSHGFAFSQEEGGSVTQTDVIRAYDTNLPKPGGM is encoded by the exons TTGGTCCAATAAGGGCGGAAAATGGCGGGTCCCGAGGTGACGATCAGCGATCTTCGCATCAACATGACAGTAGCGAGGAGAGGGTGGTTTTTATTAATGCCCCGCATCAGCCTGTGAAATATAAGAATAACCGCATTACCACCGCGAAGTACTCAATTCTTTCATTTGTGCCCATGTTCCTTTTTGAACAATTTCGTCGATATAGTAATTGTTTCTTCCTCTTCATCGCCCTTATGCAG CAAATACCAGATGTGTCACCAACAGGACGATACACAACTTTGgttccattaatttttattcttaGCGTGTCCGCATTAAAAGAGATAGTTGAGGATATT AAAAGGCATAGAGCAGATGATGAAATAAATATGCGTGAGGTAGAGGTCTTGAGAGAAGGACACTGGCAGTGGATCCAGTGGCGATGTATTAGTGTTGGAGATGTGGTTAAG GTTCGCAACAACAATTTCTTCCCTGCTGATTTGATCTTATTGTCGTCATCGGAGCCACAGGGTATGTCTTTTATAGAGACTGCCAATTTGGATGGAGAAACGAATTTAAAGATCCGACAAGCCCATCCTGACACTGCCAGTCTCTTGGATACTGCAGAATTGATGACGTATCGTGCAAATATTCAATGCGAACCACCAAATAGGCATCTATATGAATTTAATGGCGTGCTACGTGAAACTAATAAACA aagCGTAGTTGTGGGACCTGATCAGGTATTACTCAGAGGTGCAATGTTAAGAAACACACGCTGGGTGTTCGGTGTAGTAATCTATACTGGTCATGATACAAAACTTATGCAGAATAATACTACTACTGCACCTTTGAAAAGATCCACTTTAGATCGAATGACCAATACGCAAATTCTCATGTTGTTCTTTATTCTTCTTTTACTGTGTCTTCTATCTGCAATATTTAATGTTGTTTGGACGAAAGCAAACGGCGAAGGATTATGGTATTTAGGTCTAGAAG GGGAAATACAGAAGAATTTTGGTTTTAACCTTTTAACATTCATcattttgtttaataatttaataccgATTTCATTACAAGTAACGCTAGAAGTTGTAAGATTTGTTCAAGCTACATTCATTAATATGGACATTGAGATGTATCACGCAGAGACAGATACACCTGCAATGGCACGTACAAGTAATCTTAACGAAGAACTCGGTTTGGTCAGTTATGTTTTTACTGACAAAACTGGCACACTTACGAAAAATGTAATGGAGTTTAAAAGATGTTCGATCGGTGGCAAGGTGTACGA CCTGCCTATTCCTGTAAATGGCGATGAAGGTGGTAGTACTACCAATTGCGAATTAATTAGAGATATTGTTGAAGGAAGATCACTACAAGATTCTTCTCGTACTGCTGATAAGAAAGTCGCGAATCATTCAAAAGTAGTGGATGAATTTATGGTCATGCTTTCAGTGTGTCATACCGTTATTCCGGAAAAGATAGATGAAACTATAATTTATCACGCTGCGTCTCCTG ATGAAAGAGCGTTGGTGGATGGAGCACGTAAATTTGATTATGTGTTTGACACCAGAACCCCAGCCTACGTGGAAATAATAGCTTTGGGCGAAAGATTACGATACGAAATATTGAATGTGATAGAGTTCACATCAGCTAGAAAAAGAATGTCAGTTATTGTAAAGGCACCTGATGGAAAAATTAAACTTTTTTGTAAAGGGGCTGATTCCATGATTTACGAGAGATTGTGTCCAGCGCCTGTAGAAAACACAGACCCGGATCAGATCAGTTTAGATGATTTTCGAGATGTAACATTGGAGCATTTGGAAATGTTTGCAACGGAGGGGTTAAGAACGCTTTGTTTTGCTGTTGCTGATATACCTGATAATTTTTACCAA TGGTGGCGTGAAACCTACCATAATGCAATAATCAGTTTAGGGAACCGTGAAAAAATGGTAGAAAATGCTGCTAATCTCATTGAAACAAAATTACGATTATTAGGAGCTACAGCTATCGAGGATCAATTGCAAGATCAG GTGCCAGAAACAATACAATCTCTTTTACAAGCTGATATAAATGTGTGGGTATTAACTGGAGATAAGCAAGAAACTGCTATCAATATTGGATACTCTTgtaaattaattactcatggAATGCCGTTGTATATTATTAATGAACAATCTTTAGAT aaaaccAGAGAGGTGATAATACAACGTTGTCTCGATTTTGGAATTGATTTAAAATGTCAAAATGAGGTAGCGCTTGTCATAGATGGAAGTACTTTAGAATATGCGTTATCCTGTGATATTAGAATGGACTTTCTGGATTTATGTTCTTCTTGCAAAGTTGTTATATGCTGTAGAGTTACGCCAATGCAGAAGGCTGAG GTGGTTGaattaattacaaataataaaaaagcTGTAACTCTTGCAATCGGAGACGGTGCAAATGATGTAGCTATGATTCAGAAAGCCCATATTGGTGTTG GCATTTCTGGCGTTGAAGGTCTTCAAGCAGCCTGTGCTTCTGACTATTCTATTGCACAGTTTCGTTTTCTGAAACGTCTGTTGTTTGTTCACGGTTCTTGGAACTATAGTAGAATGTGTAAACTGATATTATATTCATTTTACAAGAATATTTGTCTATATGTCATTGAACTGTGGTTCGCTATTTATTCCGGCTGGTCCGGACAGATCCTTTTTGAAAGGTGGTCTATTGGACTTTACAATGTT GTATTTACAGCTGCGCCTCCATTAGTTATGGGACTTTTTGATAGAGTATGTTCCGCAGAGACTCATTTAGCTCACCCTGGATTGTATGCTACTAAAAATTCTGGACTATCATCATTTAATATTAAG gTTTTTTGGGTATGGATTGCGAATGCTTTAATTCACTCATCTTTGCTTTATTGGTTGTCATTGATGGCACTGAGGGAGGGCGTGGTGTGGTCAAACGGTAGAGATGGTGGATACATCGTTCTGGGAAACTTCGTGTACACT TATGTTGTAGTGACGGTTTGTGCGAAGGCAGGATTAATCATAAACTCTTGGACGTGGGTTACTCATTTAGCAACGTGGGGATCTATTTTACTTTGgttcttatttatttttatatacag TAACTTTTGGCCTGCATTGAATGTGGGCGCTGTAATGCTAGGCAATGATAAGATGTTGTTTTCCACGCCTGTATTCTGGCTGGGATTGGTACTTATACCGTTAGCAGTATTGTTACTGGATGTCACTGCTAAAGC TGTGAAAAATACGGTTTGGAAATCGCTGACTACAGCAGCTAGAGAAAACGAGATCAGGAAATCAGATCCTGGGGACATATTCAACGGCCAGGATTATAGAAGCTC ATTGACGGAGACGGCGCGGCTACTGAAAAACGTTAAAAGCGTTTTCTCCAGGCGATCGAACGCCGCCTCCTCCAGTGTTAATGTCGAGGTGGAGCTATCAC ACGGATTTGCGTTCTCTCAAGAGGAAGGAGGCTCGGTGACACAGACGGATGTGATCAGAGCTTACGACACAAATCTTCCGAAACCCGGCGGCATGTGA
- the Atp8a gene encoding ATPase phospholipid transporting 8A1 isoform X1, with amino-acid sequence MQPAARGNPRVPSPGSLRPFTPPDLSSIPHMDGTPLHGSGVRSNSSSVSGRAAESGAQEQTGPYIIGSPINLGSIDNVDNIGLHLDRLPSRRRSTRREHIELQEAAPPETSSEVGPIRAENGGSRGDDQRSSHQHDSSEERVVFINAPHQPVKYKNNRITTAKYSILSFVPMFLFEQFRRYSNCFFLFIALMQQIPDVSPTGRYTTLVPLIFILSVSALKEIVEDIKRHRADDEINMREVEVLREGHWQWIQWRCISVGDVVKVRNNNFFPADLILLSSSEPQGMSFIETANLDGETNLKIRQAHPDTASLLDTAELMTYRANIQCEPPNRHLYEFNGVLRETNKQSVVVGPDQVLLRGAMLRNTRWVFGVVIYTGHDTKLMQNNTTTAPLKRSTLDRMTNTQILMLFFILLLLCLLSAIFNVVWTKANGEGLWYLGLEGEIQKNFGFNLLTFIILFNNLIPISLQVTLEVVRFVQATFINMDIEMYHAETDTPAMARTSNLNEELGLVSYVFTDKTGTLTKNVMEFKRCSIGGKVYDLPIPVNGDEGGSTTNCELIRDIVEGRSLQDSSRTADKKVANHSKVVDEFMVMLSVCHTVIPEKIDETIIYHAASPDERALVDGARKFDYVFDTRTPAYVEIIALGERLRYEILNVIEFTSARKRMSVIVKAPDGKIKLFCKGADSMIYERLCPAPVENTDPDQISLDDFRDVTLEHLEMFATEGLRTLCFAVADIPDNFYQWWRETYHNAIISLGNREKMVENAANLIETKLRLLGATAIEDQLQDQVPETIQSLLQADINVWVLTGDKQETAINIGYSCKLITHGMPLYIINEQSLDKTREVIIQRCLDFGIDLKCQNEVALVIDGSTLEYALSCDIRMDFLDLCSSCKVVICCRVTPMQKAEVVELITNNKKAVTLAIGDGANDVAMIQKAHIGVGISGVEGLQAACASDYSIAQFRFLKRLLFVHGSWNYSRMCKLILYSFYKNICLYVIELWFAIYSGWSGQILFERWSIGLYNVVFTAAPPLVMGLFDRVCSAETHLAHPGLYATKNSGLSSFNIKVFWVWIANALIHSSLLYWLSLMALREGVVWSNGRDGGYIVLGNFVYTYVVVTVCAKAGLIINSWTWVTHLATWGSILLWFLFIFIYSNFWPALNVGAVMLGNDKMLFSTPVFWLGLVLIPLAVLLLDVTAKAVKNTVWKSLTTAARENEIRKSDPGDIFNGQDYRSSLTETARLLKNVKSVFSRRSNAASSSVNVEVELSQTNRLRSFLLHMLHETDGFAFSQEEGGSVTQTDVIRAYDTNLPKPGGM; translated from the exons TTGGTCCAATAAGGGCGGAAAATGGCGGGTCCCGAGGTGACGATCAGCGATCTTCGCATCAACATGACAGTAGCGAGGAGAGGGTGGTTTTTATTAATGCCCCGCATCAGCCTGTGAAATATAAGAATAACCGCATTACCACCGCGAAGTACTCAATTCTTTCATTTGTGCCCATGTTCCTTTTTGAACAATTTCGTCGATATAGTAATTGTTTCTTCCTCTTCATCGCCCTTATGCAG CAAATACCAGATGTGTCACCAACAGGACGATACACAACTTTGgttccattaatttttattcttaGCGTGTCCGCATTAAAAGAGATAGTTGAGGATATT AAAAGGCATAGAGCAGATGATGAAATAAATATGCGTGAGGTAGAGGTCTTGAGAGAAGGACACTGGCAGTGGATCCAGTGGCGATGTATTAGTGTTGGAGATGTGGTTAAG GTTCGCAACAACAATTTCTTCCCTGCTGATTTGATCTTATTGTCGTCATCGGAGCCACAGGGTATGTCTTTTATAGAGACTGCCAATTTGGATGGAGAAACGAATTTAAAGATCCGACAAGCCCATCCTGACACTGCCAGTCTCTTGGATACTGCAGAATTGATGACGTATCGTGCAAATATTCAATGCGAACCACCAAATAGGCATCTATATGAATTTAATGGCGTGCTACGTGAAACTAATAAACA aagCGTAGTTGTGGGACCTGATCAGGTATTACTCAGAGGTGCAATGTTAAGAAACACACGCTGGGTGTTCGGTGTAGTAATCTATACTGGTCATGATACAAAACTTATGCAGAATAATACTACTACTGCACCTTTGAAAAGATCCACTTTAGATCGAATGACCAATACGCAAATTCTCATGTTGTTCTTTATTCTTCTTTTACTGTGTCTTCTATCTGCAATATTTAATGTTGTTTGGACGAAAGCAAACGGCGAAGGATTATGGTATTTAGGTCTAGAAG GGGAAATACAGAAGAATTTTGGTTTTAACCTTTTAACATTCATcattttgtttaataatttaataccgATTTCATTACAAGTAACGCTAGAAGTTGTAAGATTTGTTCAAGCTACATTCATTAATATGGACATTGAGATGTATCACGCAGAGACAGATACACCTGCAATGGCACGTACAAGTAATCTTAACGAAGAACTCGGTTTGGTCAGTTATGTTTTTACTGACAAAACTGGCACACTTACGAAAAATGTAATGGAGTTTAAAAGATGTTCGATCGGTGGCAAGGTGTACGA CCTGCCTATTCCTGTAAATGGCGATGAAGGTGGTAGTACTACCAATTGCGAATTAATTAGAGATATTGTTGAAGGAAGATCACTACAAGATTCTTCTCGTACTGCTGATAAGAAAGTCGCGAATCATTCAAAAGTAGTGGATGAATTTATGGTCATGCTTTCAGTGTGTCATACCGTTATTCCGGAAAAGATAGATGAAACTATAATTTATCACGCTGCGTCTCCTG ATGAAAGAGCGTTGGTGGATGGAGCACGTAAATTTGATTATGTGTTTGACACCAGAACCCCAGCCTACGTGGAAATAATAGCTTTGGGCGAAAGATTACGATACGAAATATTGAATGTGATAGAGTTCACATCAGCTAGAAAAAGAATGTCAGTTATTGTAAAGGCACCTGATGGAAAAATTAAACTTTTTTGTAAAGGGGCTGATTCCATGATTTACGAGAGATTGTGTCCAGCGCCTGTAGAAAACACAGACCCGGATCAGATCAGTTTAGATGATTTTCGAGATGTAACATTGGAGCATTTGGAAATGTTTGCAACGGAGGGGTTAAGAACGCTTTGTTTTGCTGTTGCTGATATACCTGATAATTTTTACCAA TGGTGGCGTGAAACCTACCATAATGCAATAATCAGTTTAGGGAACCGTGAAAAAATGGTAGAAAATGCTGCTAATCTCATTGAAACAAAATTACGATTATTAGGAGCTACAGCTATCGAGGATCAATTGCAAGATCAG GTGCCAGAAACAATACAATCTCTTTTACAAGCTGATATAAATGTGTGGGTATTAACTGGAGATAAGCAAGAAACTGCTATCAATATTGGATACTCTTgtaaattaattactcatggAATGCCGTTGTATATTATTAATGAACAATCTTTAGAT aaaaccAGAGAGGTGATAATACAACGTTGTCTCGATTTTGGAATTGATTTAAAATGTCAAAATGAGGTAGCGCTTGTCATAGATGGAAGTACTTTAGAATATGCGTTATCCTGTGATATTAGAATGGACTTTCTGGATTTATGTTCTTCTTGCAAAGTTGTTATATGCTGTAGAGTTACGCCAATGCAGAAGGCTGAG GTGGTTGaattaattacaaataataaaaaagcTGTAACTCTTGCAATCGGAGACGGTGCAAATGATGTAGCTATGATTCAGAAAGCCCATATTGGTGTTG GCATTTCTGGCGTTGAAGGTCTTCAAGCAGCCTGTGCTTCTGACTATTCTATTGCACAGTTTCGTTTTCTGAAACGTCTGTTGTTTGTTCACGGTTCTTGGAACTATAGTAGAATGTGTAAACTGATATTATATTCATTTTACAAGAATATTTGTCTATATGTCATTGAACTGTGGTTCGCTATTTATTCCGGCTGGTCCGGACAGATCCTTTTTGAAAGGTGGTCTATTGGACTTTACAATGTT GTATTTACAGCTGCGCCTCCATTAGTTATGGGACTTTTTGATAGAGTATGTTCCGCAGAGACTCATTTAGCTCACCCTGGATTGTATGCTACTAAAAATTCTGGACTATCATCATTTAATATTAAG gTTTTTTGGGTATGGATTGCGAATGCTTTAATTCACTCATCTTTGCTTTATTGGTTGTCATTGATGGCACTGAGGGAGGGCGTGGTGTGGTCAAACGGTAGAGATGGTGGATACATCGTTCTGGGAAACTTCGTGTACACT TATGTTGTAGTGACGGTTTGTGCGAAGGCAGGATTAATCATAAACTCTTGGACGTGGGTTACTCATTTAGCAACGTGGGGATCTATTTTACTTTGgttcttatttatttttatatacag TAACTTTTGGCCTGCATTGAATGTGGGCGCTGTAATGCTAGGCAATGATAAGATGTTGTTTTCCACGCCTGTATTCTGGCTGGGATTGGTACTTATACCGTTAGCAGTATTGTTACTGGATGTCACTGCTAAAGC TGTGAAAAATACGGTTTGGAAATCGCTGACTACAGCAGCTAGAGAAAACGAGATCAGGAAATCAGATCCTGGGGACATATTCAACGGCCAGGATTATAGAAGCTC ATTGACGGAGACGGCGCGGCTACTGAAAAACGTTAAAAGCGTTTTCTCCAGGCGATCGAACGCCGCCTCCTCCAGTGTTAATGTCGAGGTGGAGCTATCAC AGACTAATCGGTTGCGATCTTTCTTATTGCACATGCTACACGAAACAGACGGATTTGCGTTCTCTCAAGAGGAAGGAGGCTCGGTGACACAGACGGATGTGATCAGAGCTTACGACACAAATCTTCCGAAACCCGGCGGCATGTGA